A genomic window from Blattabacterium cuenoti includes:
- the murD gene encoding UDP-N-acetylmuramoyl-L-alanine--D-glutamate ligase yields the protein MKKNLIVILGGGESGVGAALLAKKMGLNIFVSDSGIILQRNKRILIENRIPFEEKGHTNSLIFKAKKVIKSPGISRNNSLIKKINLFGIPIISELEFGKTYLNNSYIISITGSNGKTTTTSIVYKILKKAGLHVGIAGNIGRSFSKEVLKKKDIYVLEISSFQLDDCLKFRSNISVLLNIQRDHLNRYNNIEDYTYSKFKIAIHKNKEDILIYNHDDPIIRKGLKKYQIGSNNCIPFSINEELYIGAYIKYNNIFIRHKGHQEICFLNIEKIPLKGDHNIYNILASVLISEILNINKKFIKQTLLYFPILEHRMEKVLNINGVEFINDSKATNVNAVFYALKSLSSPIIWIAGGKDKGNDYREIFYLVKKKVKAIIFLGKKNKKFINCFQNIISIIRETENIKKAVRMAYILSIPGDNILFSPSGSSFDLFKDYKERGMKFKKEVRKLFYEKNRYFF from the coding sequence ATGAAAAAAAATTTAATAGTTATATTAGGTGGAGGAGAAAGTGGAGTAGGAGCTGCTTTATTAGCTAAAAAAATGGGGTTAAATATATTTGTATCCGATTCTGGTATTATTTTACAAAGGAATAAAAGAATTTTAATAGAAAATAGAATTCCTTTTGAAGAAAAGGGACATACAAACAGTTTAATTTTTAAAGCTAAAAAAGTAATAAAAAGTCCTGGTATTTCTAGAAATAACTCATTAATAAAAAAAATAAATTTATTTGGAATACCAATAATTTCTGAATTAGAATTTGGAAAAACTTATCTTAATAATTCTTATATCATTAGTATTACAGGAAGTAATGGAAAGACGACCACTACTTCCATAGTTTATAAAATACTAAAAAAAGCAGGTCTTCATGTAGGAATAGCAGGAAATATTGGACGTAGTTTTTCCAAAGAAGTTTTGAAAAAAAAAGATATTTATGTATTAGAAATTAGTAGTTTTCAACTAGATGATTGTTTAAAATTTCGTTCCAATATTTCCGTATTATTAAATATTCAAAGAGATCATTTGAATAGATATAATAATATTGAAGATTATACTTATTCTAAATTTAAAATTGCTATTCATAAAAATAAAGAAGATATTTTAATTTATAATCATGATGATCCTATCATTAGAAAAGGATTGAAAAAATATCAAATAGGATCCAATAATTGTATCCCTTTTTCTATTAATGAAGAATTATATATAGGAGCTTATATAAAGTATAATAATATATTTATTCGTCATAAAGGACATCAAGAAATATGTTTTTTAAATATAGAAAAAATACCTTTAAAAGGAGATCATAATATTTATAATATATTAGCGTCTGTCCTGATCTCCGAAATATTAAATATTAATAAAAAATTTATTAAACAGACTTTATTATATTTTCCAATTTTAGAACATCGTATGGAAAAAGTATTAAATATAAATGGAGTAGAATTTATTAATGATTCTAAAGCTACTAATGTGAATGCCGTTTTTTATGCATTAAAAAGTTTAAGTTCTCCTATTATATGGATTGCTGGAGGTAAAGATAAAGGAAATGATTATAGAGAGATTTTTTACTTAGTTAAAAAAAAAGTAAAAGCTATTATTTTTTTAGGAAAAAAAAATAAAAAATTTATTAATTGTTTTCAAAATATTATTTCTATTATTAGAGAAACAGAAAATATTAAAAAAGCTGTTCGTATGGCATATATATTATCTATTCCTGGAGATAATATTCTTTTTTCTCCTTCCGGTTCTAGTTTTGATCTTTTTAAAGATTATAAAGAAAGAGGTATGAAATTTAAAAAAGAAGTAAGAAAGCTTTTCTATGAAAAAAATAGATATTTTTTTTAA
- a CDS encoding FtsW/RodA/SpoVE family cell cycle protein, with protein sequence MKKIDIFFKKYIKGDRYLWAFISLLALFSFLPVYSASTNLVTTYGGNNTVFSYLFKHTIFLIIGFCILFFTQFIDYKYFYRLSIFSIPIIFILLIFTILQGKTFNGVNASRWLHIPIINISFQTSSIAGLVLFIYCSKFLSKKKKERLNFIQTFFPLIFPIFFIIGLIFPSNGSTAIIVFISVLIILFIGGYPFIGVIGILLMGILSAGIYIYYVIQWSEKNPMSNRVYTWKSRIENFLYNDSEETYQMKQSKTAIVLGNTFGRGPGKSVLKAFLPQSSSDFIYAIIIEEYGSIGGVILLFIYLLILLRIMIIATKVQNYFCTLLVLSVGLPIINQALIHMGIAVGLFPVTGQTLPLISAGGTSMWVTFFSFGIILSVSRMIYDS encoded by the coding sequence ATGAAAAAAATAGATATTTTTTTTAAAAAATATATCAAAGGAGATAGATATTTATGGGCATTTATTAGTTTATTAGCATTATTTTCTTTTTTACCAGTTTATTCTGCAAGTACAAATTTAGTTACTACATATGGAGGGAATAATACCGTTTTTAGTTATTTATTCAAACATACTATTTTTTTAATAATTGGTTTTTGTATCCTTTTTTTTACTCAGTTTATAGATTATAAATATTTTTATCGGTTGTCTATATTTTCAATTCCCATAATATTCATTTTGCTAATTTTTACAATTTTACAGGGTAAAACATTCAATGGGGTAAATGCTTCTCGTTGGTTACATATTCCCATTATTAATATATCTTTTCAAACTTCTAGTATTGCTGGATTAGTTCTTTTTATTTACTGTTCTAAATTTTTATCTAAAAAAAAGAAAGAACGTCTGAATTTTATTCAGACGTTCTTTCCCTTAATTTTTCCTATATTTTTTATTATTGGATTAATATTCCCATCTAATGGATCTACCGCAATTATTGTTTTTATTTCTGTTTTAATTATTCTTTTTATAGGAGGGTATCCATTTATAGGAGTAATAGGTATATTATTGATGGGGATATTATCTGCAGGAATATATATTTATTATGTAATACAATGGAGTGAAAAAAATCCCATGAGTAATAGAGTTTATACATGGAAAAGTCGTATAGAAAATTTTTTATATAATGACTCTGAAGAAACTTATCAAATGAAACAATCTAAAACTGCTATTGTATTAGGAAATACATTTGGTCGTGGACCTGGGAAAAGTGTTTTAAAGGCTTTCCTTCCACAATCTTCTTCAGATTTTATTTATGCTATTATTATAGAAGAATATGGATCTATTGGTGGAGTTATACTTTTATTTATTTATCTTCTTATTTTACTTAGAATTATGATTATTGCTACTAAAGTACAAAATTATTTTTGTACTTTATTGGTCCTTTCTGTTGGTTTACCTATTATTAATCAAGCACTTATTCATATGGGGATTGCTGTTGGTTTATTTCCTGTAACAGGACAAACTTTACCACTTATTAGCGCTGGAGGTACTTCTATGTGGGTTACTTTTTTTAGTTTTGGAATAATATTAAGTGTAAGTAGAATGATTTATGATTCATAA
- the murG gene encoding undecaprenyldiphospho-muramoylpentapeptide beta-N-acetylglucosaminyltransferase yields MKNNSIKKIIISSGGTGGHIYPGIAIADKLKKNIPTVDILFIGSKKHMEMQEIPKFGYKIEKICISGGKNKFFSIKVLILLIELIYSFFLVKKIIKKFSPDIVIGTGGFVSFPTIYAAKKKKIPILLQEQNSFPGWTNRKFSHYAKKICIAYEEAKKYFPKEKTIVTGNPVRYEIIKKKNSKEKACIHLGLKIDRPIILSIGGSQGSNSINNAWMKGLKKLIDLDIQLILQVGKIDIHTIAKNRFSHHKNFIFMEFIEDISMCYAAADIIVSRAGALTISEVCLIGKPSILIPFPWSSDDHQNKNAKILEEKEAALIIKNEEIEKKLVDSTIKLLNDSIKKKKMSKNILQLGKPEATNDIVKEILQIIL; encoded by the coding sequence ATGAAGAATAATTCAATAAAAAAAATAATTATTAGTAGTGGAGGAACTGGAGGTCATATTTATCCAGGGATAGCTATAGCTGATAAACTTAAAAAAAATATTCCAACAGTAGATATTTTATTTATTGGATCTAAAAAACACATGGAAATGCAAGAAATTCCTAAATTTGGATATAAAATTGAAAAAATTTGTATTTCAGGTGGAAAAAATAAATTTTTTTCTATAAAAGTATTGATTTTATTAATAGAATTGATCTATAGTTTTTTTTTAGTTAAAAAAATTATAAAAAAATTTTCTCCAGATATAGTTATTGGAACGGGGGGTTTCGTGAGTTTTCCAACTATATATGCTGCTAAAAAAAAAAAAATACCGATTCTCCTTCAAGAACAAAATTCTTTTCCTGGATGGACTAATAGAAAATTTTCTCATTATGCTAAAAAAATTTGTATTGCTTATGAAGAAGCAAAAAAATATTTTCCAAAAGAAAAAACGATAGTAACTGGAAATCCAGTAAGATATGAAATTATAAAAAAAAAGAATAGTAAAGAAAAAGCTTGTATTCATTTAGGATTAAAAATAGATAGACCTATTATTTTATCTATAGGAGGAAGTCAAGGATCTAATAGTATCAATAATGCTTGGATGAAAGGATTAAAAAAATTAATAGATTTAGATATACAACTCATTTTACAAGTAGGAAAAATAGATATTCATACAATTGCAAAAAATAGGTTTTCCCATCATAAAAATTTTATTTTCATGGAATTTATTGAAGATATTTCCATGTGTTATGCAGCAGCAGATATCATTGTATCTAGAGCTGGTGCTTTAACTATATCAGAAGTCTGTTTAATAGGAAAACCTTCTATATTAATTCCTTTTCCTTGGTCTTCTGATGATCATCAAAATAAAAATGCTAAAATTTTGGAGGAAAAAGAGGCCGCTTTAATAATTAAAAATGAGGAAATAGAAAAAAAATTAGTAGATTCTACTATCAAACTACTTAATGATTCTATAAAAAAAAAAAAAATGAGTAAAAATATTTTACAATTAGGAAAACCTGAAGCAACAAACGATATTGTTAAAGAAATTTTACAAATTATTTTATGA
- the murC gene encoding UDP-N-acetylmuramate--L-alanine ligase, which produces MNFKKIEALYFIGIGGIGMSSLAIYFHSMGKKVYGYDRYRTLLTYKLEQKGIFIHYHDNINLLPKWIHSTKCLIIYTPAIQTENNKQWNFIKKYGKNIKKRSQVLGLITKNKICIAIGGTHGKTTTCTLLGHILYSTGKKFTAFLGGISENYQSNIILNGTDFFLVEADEFDQSFLYLSPNIACITSLDQDHIDTYPKKETLIQAYVKFSHKIKNPYKKIFLCKEESFPYNIKNAIYYSIGKNVDKDNYYSNHLTIKEDQWYFDFHTPKETWKSLPLPIPGKHNLKNVTAALAISDYLKINHEDIRKSLFLFKGIKRRYSIHYKSKKKIYIDDYAHHPTEINALISTLRKCYPYKKILGIFQPHLFSRTKFFEKNFAKSLEKLDLLILLDIYPARELPIDGISSHYLLDKIKMNYQNKEVSTIEKVLEKIEKKKFDIILTIGAGNIDSLIIPIKKWLYKKYG; this is translated from the coding sequence ATGAATTTTAAAAAAATTGAGGCTTTATACTTTATAGGAATAGGAGGGATCGGGATGAGTTCATTAGCCATATATTTTCATTCTATGGGTAAAAAAGTTTATGGATATGATAGATATAGAACACTTTTAACATATAAATTAGAACAAAAAGGAATTTTCATTCATTATCATGATAATATCAATCTTTTACCTAAATGGATCCATTCTACTAAATGCTTAATTATTTATACCCCAGCAATTCAAACAGAAAATAATAAACAATGGAATTTTATAAAAAAATATGGAAAAAATATCAAAAAACGTTCTCAAGTATTAGGTTTAATTACAAAAAATAAAATTTGTATAGCTATAGGAGGAACACATGGTAAAACAACTACTTGTACTTTATTAGGCCATATATTATATAGTACTGGAAAAAAATTTACCGCTTTTTTAGGGGGAATATCTGAAAATTATCAATCTAATATTATTTTAAATGGAACGGATTTTTTTTTGGTAGAAGCAGACGAATTTGACCAATCTTTTTTATATTTATCTCCAAATATAGCATGTATTACGTCTTTAGATCAAGATCATATAGATACTTATCCTAAAAAAGAAACCTTGATTCAGGCATATGTCAAATTTTCCCATAAAATCAAAAATCCTTATAAAAAAATTTTTCTTTGTAAAGAAGAATCTTTTCCATATAATATTAAAAACGCTATATATTATTCTATAGGAAAAAATGTAGATAAAGATAATTATTATTCGAATCATCTTACTATAAAAGAAGATCAATGGTATTTTGATTTTCATACTCCAAAAGAAACATGGAAATCTTTACCATTACCTATTCCAGGAAAACATAATTTAAAAAATGTAACAGCTGCATTAGCTATATCTGATTATTTAAAAATTAATCATGAAGATATTAGAAAATCCTTATTTTTATTTAAAGGGATTAAAAGAAGATATTCTATCCATTATAAATCTAAAAAAAAAATATATATAGATGATTATGCTCATCATCCTACAGAAATTAACGCACTAATTAGTACACTTAGAAAGTGTTACCCATATAAAAAAATATTAGGTATTTTTCAACCACATTTATTTAGTAGAACCAAATTTTTTGAAAAAAATTTTGCAAAAAGTTTAGAAAAATTAGACCTTTTAATTTTATTAGATATTTATCCAGCTAGAGAATTACCTATTGATGGAATTAGTTCTCATTATTTATTAGATAAAATCAAAATGAATTATCAAAATAAAGAAGTATCTACTATCGAAAAAGTTTTAGAAAAGATTGAAAAAAAAAAATTTGATATTATACTTACAATAGGTGCGGGTAATATTGATTCTTTAATTATTCCAATAAAAAAATGGTTATATAAAAAATATGGATAA
- a CDS encoding cell division protein FtsQ/DivIB encodes MIFLFSFSKKIHKKRSLKKLNIIIHPLSNDRFINEMIIKNILFSRIEKIEKKIGQLCILKMEKKLNNYPFIKKAEVFFSVDGTLNIKIVQKEPILRIKNGNQEYYLTKEAENLELSSFYSSKVILAKGFFSKKEKKYLVDLINTINSDELLNHQIISIKKKIGSNIFILIPKIGNHHIILGDLNNFKSKLKKLKAFYKQYINKIDINQYKSIDLQYNDQVVAKKR; translated from the coding sequence ATGATATTTTTATTTTCTTTTTCTAAAAAAATACATAAAAAAAGAAGTTTAAAAAAGTTAAATATAATTATTCATCCATTATCAAATGATCGTTTTATCAATGAAATGATTATTAAAAATATTCTATTTTCTAGAATAGAAAAAATTGAAAAAAAAATAGGTCAATTATGTATATTAAAAATGGAAAAAAAATTAAATAATTACCCTTTTATAAAAAAAGCTGAAGTATTTTTTAGTGTAGATGGAACTCTAAATATTAAAATTGTTCAAAAAGAACCAATTTTAAGAATAAAAAATGGAAATCAAGAATATTATCTTACTAAAGAAGCGGAAAATTTAGAACTTTCTTCTTTTTATTCTTCAAAAGTAATATTGGCAAAAGGATTTTTTTCAAAAAAAGAAAAAAAATATTTAGTAGATTTAATAAATACAATAAATTCTGATGAATTATTAAATCATCAAATTATTAGTATAAAAAAAAAAATTGGGTCTAACATATTTATTTTAATTCCAAAAATAGGAAATCATCATATTATATTAGGAGATCTAAATAATTTTAAAAGTAAATTGAAAAAATTAAAAGCTTTTTATAAGCAATATATAAATAAAATAGATATTAATCAATATAAAAGTATTGATTTACAATATAATGACCAAGTAGTCGCAAAAAAAAGATAA
- the ftsA gene encoding cell division protein FtsA, with product MEYQDIAIGLDVGTTKIVAMVGRINEYNKIEILGIGRSKSIGVHRGVVNNITQTIESIREAVNEAEHSSGLKIKEVIVGIAGQHIRSLQHNDYITRLDFENVINIKDIQKLINQVHKLVMLPGEEIIHVLPQEYKVDSQSEIVEPIGMYGSRLEANFHVVVGQISSIRNIGRCVKAAGLNLSGLTLEPLASAEAVLNIEEREAGVALVDIGGGTTDIAIFKDNIIRHTAVIPFGGNMITENIKTNCLIIERQAELLKLKFGSAWPGENKETEIVCIPGLRGRDPKEISLKRLSKIIHTRVGEILEQVNIEIKNYGNEEQKKRLIAGIVMTGGGSQLKHIRPLTEYITGMDVRIGYSNEHIAVGENGMISNPEYSTSIGLVIKGIEDKKKYICTTTTTVIGENNHDRRYEDDILSSQFEYKNTHLNKENNKHSLKKKKNKKNKSFLEIWADKFRQILNDTE from the coding sequence ATGGAATATCAAGATATAGCTATAGGGCTTGATGTAGGTACTACGAAGATTGTAGCTATGGTAGGAAGGATAAATGAATATAATAAAATTGAAATTTTAGGCATCGGTAGATCAAAAAGTATAGGTGTACATAGAGGGGTAGTGAACAATATAACTCAAACAATTGAATCTATTCGTGAAGCAGTCAATGAGGCAGAACATAGTTCTGGTTTAAAAATTAAAGAAGTTATTGTTGGTATTGCAGGACAACATATAAGAAGCTTACAACATAATGATTATATCACTAGATTAGATTTTGAAAATGTTATTAATATAAAAGATATACAAAAATTAATTAATCAAGTACATAAATTAGTTATGCTCCCAGGAGAAGAAATTATTCATGTACTTCCACAAGAATATAAAGTAGATAGTCAATCCGAAATTGTAGAACCTATAGGGATGTATGGAAGTCGTTTAGAAGCTAATTTTCATGTAGTAGTAGGACAAATTTCTTCTATTAGAAATATTGGAAGATGTGTAAAAGCTGCAGGATTGAATTTATCTGGTCTTACTTTAGAACCTTTAGCCTCTGCTGAGGCTGTTTTAAATATAGAAGAAAGGGAAGCTGGTGTTGCTTTAGTAGATATTGGAGGAGGGACAACTGATATTGCGATATTTAAAGATAATATTATTCGTCATACCGCAGTCATTCCTTTTGGAGGAAATATGATTACTGAAAATATTAAAACTAATTGTTTAATTATTGAAAGACAAGCAGAATTATTAAAACTAAAATTTGGATCAGCATGGCCTGGAGAAAATAAAGAAACAGAAATTGTTTGCATACCTGGATTGAGAGGGAGAGACCCCAAGGAGATTTCCTTAAAACGTCTTTCAAAAATTATTCATACACGAGTAGGTGAAATATTAGAACAAGTAAATATAGAAATAAAAAATTATGGAAATGAAGAACAAAAAAAACGACTTATTGCTGGTATAGTAATGACAGGAGGAGGATCTCAATTAAAACATATTCGTCCTTTAACAGAATATATTACTGGAATGGATGTACGTATAGGTTATTCTAATGAGCATATTGCTGTAGGAGAAAATGGAATGATCAGTAATCCAGAATATTCTACATCTATAGGGTTAGTGATCAAAGGGATTGAAGATAAGAAAAAATATATTTGTACTACTACAACAACAGTAATAGGGGAAAATAATCATGATAGAAGATATGAGGATGATATTTTATCTTCTCAATTTGAATATAAAAATACTCACTTAAATAAAGAAAATAATAAGCATTCTTTAAAAAAGAAAAAAAATAAGAAGAATAAATCTTTTCTTGAAATTTGGGCAGATAAATTCCGTCAAATACTGAATGATACAGAATAA
- the ftsZ gene encoding cell division protein FtsZ, which yields MKKENFIQKKENVTFGFSKNRSASIKVIGVGGGGSNALSYMFEQGITGVDFIACNTDAQALNNNPVPIKIQLGASITEGLGAGADPEIGEKAALESLEEIKSILDSNTKMTFITAGMGGGTGTGAAPIIAGISKEKGILTVGIVTIPFHFEGKMRLKQAQKGIESLRKNVDSLIVINNDKLRELYGNLGFKAGFAKADEVLTTAAKGIAEVITHHYKQNIDLRDTRTVLKESGTAVMGSAISVGENRAKEAVGQALDSPLLNDNKIKGAKNVLLLIVSGKIEITIDEIGIISDYIQAEAGNNANIIMGIGEDESLEESISVTIVATGFPTEVQRAINHEEKKIFHRLEDPYNKQKLTKGLNTTTYATKNKSIEPFYYKKNTYNRYEQYDDKNQGVFLKKNIFNKAIHPTSNSLVDDNKNQKYMLEDNYDIPLPYKVKGEKKSLKIDHPIIKEKNKNEDLCQ from the coding sequence ATGAAAAAAGAAAATTTTATACAAAAAAAAGAGAACGTTACATTTGGATTTTCTAAAAATCGTTCAGCTTCTATAAAAGTAATTGGTGTAGGAGGAGGTGGAAGTAATGCTTTAAGCTATATGTTTGAACAAGGAATTACTGGTGTAGATTTTATAGCCTGTAATACGGATGCACAGGCTTTAAATAATAATCCCGTACCAATAAAAATTCAATTAGGAGCTTCTATAACAGAAGGATTAGGTGCAGGAGCAGATCCAGAAATAGGAGAAAAAGCCGCTTTAGAAAGTTTAGAGGAAATAAAAAGTATTTTAGATTCTAATACAAAAATGACCTTCATTACAGCAGGAATGGGAGGAGGCACAGGAACAGGTGCAGCTCCAATAATTGCTGGAATTTCTAAAGAAAAAGGAATTCTTACTGTAGGAATTGTTACGATTCCATTTCATTTTGAAGGAAAAATGAGATTAAAACAAGCTCAAAAAGGAATAGAATCTTTAAGAAAGAATGTAGATTCTCTAATTGTGATTAATAATGATAAATTGAGAGAATTATATGGAAATCTTGGATTTAAAGCAGGTTTTGCAAAGGCAGATGAAGTACTAACTACAGCCGCTAAAGGAATTGCAGAAGTCATAACTCACCATTATAAACAAAATATTGATTTAAGAGATACTAGAACGGTTCTTAAAGAAAGTGGAACTGCAGTAATGGGATCCGCTATTTCTGTTGGTGAAAATAGAGCAAAAGAAGCCGTTGGACAAGCTTTAGATTCTCCATTATTAAATGATAATAAAATTAAAGGGGCTAAAAATGTTCTTTTACTTATTGTTTCAGGAAAAATTGAAATTACGATAGATGAGATAGGAATCATTAGTGATTATATACAAGCAGAGGCTGGTAATAATGCTAATATCATTATGGGGATAGGAGAAGACGAAAGTTTAGAAGAAAGTATTTCAGTTACTATAGTAGCAACTGGATTTCCAACGGAAGTACAAAGAGCTATTAATCATGAAGAAAAAAAAATATTTCATAGATTAGAAGATCCTTATAATAAACAAAAATTAACAAAAGGACTTAATACTACTACTTATGCTACAAAAAATAAAAGTATAGAACCTTTTTATTATAAAAAAAATACCTATAATAGGTACGAACAATATGATGATAAAAATCAGGGGGTTTTTTTAAAAAAAAATATCTTTAATAAAGCTATTCATCCTACTTCTAATTCTTTAGTTGATGATAATAAAAATCAAAAATATATGTTAGAAGATAATTACGATATTCCTCTTCCTTATAAAGTAAAAGGGGAAAAAAAAAGTCTAAAAATAGATCATCCTATTATAAAAGAAAAGAATAAAAATGAGGATTTGTGTCAATAA
- the hisS gene encoding histidine--tRNA ligase: protein MDYNRPKGTRDFSSIEMNKRNYIIQVMRKKFELFGFSPIATPSFENISTLIGKYGIEGDYLMFKLLHSGNFLKKEISNFFKKNKKMTMDLLYNFLITRLSNKALIYDLTVPFVRYVGMHRNEIIFPFKRYQIQPVWRADKPQKERFREFYQCDADIIGYDVSLWQEIELIKLCDDIFTKLNFPIIIHMNHRDILGGLIEIAGISNNLWKDFTTSLDKWNKMGKHIVKKEMLRKGITPKSFEKISYFLDLDKKENFSKKMEYFIKALQSYKRGKKGIKDLNFIFQKIKKISLKKTKLKWDLSLARGMNYYTGTIFEIYPYNHNNNYYQVDDKKNSIGGGGRYDQLSSFFGIKNISGVGVSLGLDRIYLSMDKKNLLQNISNFPSKVLFINFGDEEVLYAYPMINFLRKKGISTQLYPNFIRIHKQFKYANDNHIPFVIIIGKNEIEKKKIRVKNIQKRKEIEFDNIYGVIHHILKNPL from the coding sequence ATGGATTATAATAGACCAAAAGGAACCAGAGATTTTTCATCTATAGAGATGAATAAAAGAAACTATATCATTCAAGTAATGAGAAAAAAATTTGAACTTTTTGGGTTTTCTCCTATAGCAACTCCTTCCTTTGAAAATATTTCGACTCTTATAGGTAAATATGGAATAGAAGGGGATTACTTAATGTTTAAATTACTTCATTCAGGTAATTTTTTAAAAAAAGAAATTTCCAATTTTTTTAAAAAAAATAAAAAAATGACTATGGATCTTCTTTATAATTTTTTAATAACACGTTTATCCAATAAAGCACTTATATATGATTTAACTGTTCCTTTTGTCCGTTATGTTGGTATGCATAGAAATGAAATTATTTTTCCTTTTAAAAGATATCAAATCCAACCAGTATGGCGTGCAGATAAACCACAAAAAGAAAGATTTAGAGAATTTTATCAATGTGATGCAGATATAATAGGATATGACGTATCCTTATGGCAAGAAATTGAATTAATTAAACTTTGTGACGATATTTTTACAAAATTAAATTTTCCTATTATCATACATATGAATCATAGGGATATTTTAGGTGGATTAATAGAAATTGCTGGAATATCAAATAATTTATGGAAAGATTTTACTACCTCTTTAGATAAATGGAATAAAATGGGAAAACATATAGTGAAAAAAGAAATGCTTCGGAAAGGAATTACTCCCAAATCTTTTGAAAAAATTTCCTATTTTTTAGATTTAGATAAAAAAGAAAATTTTTCAAAAAAAATGGAATATTTCATCAAGGCTTTACAATCTTATAAAAGAGGAAAAAAGGGAATAAAAGATCTTAATTTTATCTTTCAAAAGATAAAAAAAATTTCTTTAAAAAAAACAAAATTAAAATGGGATCTTTCTTTAGCTAGAGGGATGAATTATTATACAGGGACTATATTTGAAATATATCCATATAATCATAATAATAATTATTATCAAGTAGATGATAAAAAAAATTCTATTGGGGGAGGAGGCCGTTATGATCAACTATCTAGTTTTTTTGGAATTAAAAATATTTCTGGAGTAGGAGTTTCTTTGGGGTTAGATAGAATATATTTATCTATGGATAAAAAAAATTTATTACAAAATATTTCTAATTTTCCTTCTAAAGTTTTATTTATTAATTTCGGAGATGAAGAAGTTTTATATGCCTATCCTATGATAAATTTTTTAAGAAAAAAAGGAATTTCTACTCAGTTATATCCTAATTTCATTAGGATTCATAAACAATTTAAATATGCTAATGATAATCATATTCCATTTGTTATTATTATAGGAAAAAATGAAATAGAAAAAAAGAAAATACGAGTAAAAAATATACAAAAAAGAAAAGAAATAGAATTTGATAATATTTATGGAGTGATTCATCACATACTGAAAAACCCCTTATAA
- the pnuC gene encoding nicotinamide riboside transporter PnuC — protein sequence MNEWIKILLYPTNNSSLIHILLEFIAVIFCICSVIFAKNYNIWLYPLGIISTIIYSYLTFFTSLYGDFLINIYYTVMSFYGWYIWIYKKDKNNKKIPITFSDTQDYVYTFLLFVFTFIISIMVYGFTRKVLSHYDWMDILTTGIFFSGMYQMAIKKVENWIFFMMGNIISVPIYFLKGFILTGFLFIFLSFIAITGYIVWKNKAIKNL from the coding sequence ATGAATGAATGGATAAAGATTCTTTTATACCCTACAAATAATAGTAGTTTAATACATATTCTTTTAGAATTTATCGCTGTCATATTTTGTATATGCAGTGTAATTTTTGCGAAAAATTATAACATATGGTTGTATCCATTAGGAATAATAAGTACAATTATATATAGTTATTTAACTTTTTTTACTTCTCTTTATGGAGATTTTCTGATTAATATATATTATACAGTAATGAGTTTTTATGGATGGTATATATGGATATACAAAAAGGATAAAAACAATAAAAAAATACCTATAACATTTTCGGATACACAAGATTATGTATATACTTTTTTATTATTTGTTTTTACTTTTATTATTAGTATAATGGTTTATGGTTTTACTAGAAAAGTTTTATCTCATTATGATTGGATGGATATTTTAACAACGGGAATTTTTTTTTCTGGTATGTATCAGATGGCTATAAAAAAAGTAGAAAATTGGATATTTTTTATGATGGGAAATATCATATCCGTTCCTATTTATTTTTTAAAAGGTTTTATATTAACAGGTTTTTTATTTATTTTCCTTTCATTTATAGCTATAACAGGTTATATTGTTTGGAAAAATAAAGCAATAAAAAATTTATAA